DNA from Malus sylvestris chromosome 11, drMalSylv7.2, whole genome shotgun sequence:
ctcctccttctccttctttgcaggtgggtttttttttttttttttttataaatattattgaggatgaagaagaaggagaagaagaaggaggaggaaggagaaggaggaggaagaagaaaaaaagaagaagagagaaaccgaacccagaagaagaaaaagaagaagaacaagagaagaataattttttttaattattattttaatattatttttatttaaataaatttttaatgacatgtggcgcccaATCAGGGTGACGCGTCATCATTTAACGGGAGAACTAACTGTTtgattaacggatgtatgagactgtcccaaaatttacactttaggtatgactctgggatgaaaaaaaattaatgtactaaatgttgaaaatcactaAACATGAAGGTAGTAAACTATCTTTTGCCCAAAATAAAACTTCACTCCACTTATATAATTACACTTTAATATCTGTCCATATTTCGAACACAATGAAAAATATCTAACATAACGGTGGAATCAAACTTTCGAGAACAGAAATGAAGAGCCcacaaacttttttcttttaaaaataagatAAGAAGGACAATGGCATTGGTACGTTGCAAGTAGGGTACGTGGAGCGAGCCTAGACAACCGTTGGCTTTCTGTCTTTCACAAGAATCAATCATCTATGTTCGCCATGTGAGCTTCATATCACAGACTCTCAGTGGAAACttcatcactctctctctctctctctctcatcaaagCCATGGCAAGCACCAGCTCTCCCGCCCTGTCCTTGTCAAAACTGGATTTTCCACTATTTTCCTCTCAAAGAAAAATGCAAAATCTCCATCAAGTTAAGATTCCTCGCAGGTTGTCGAAGTTTTCTGGGGCTAAATCAAACGGGTTTGTCCTTTTTTCTTCACTGAATGGTCAAACTGGTGAGACCAACCCTCCAAGTGTTGAAGCAACCACTTCAGTAAACAATGTGTCTGACGTCCAAGTTCAAAGCAGGTACCATATTTTCAGTTTCTCATATTCGTTTGTTTCATGGTTCTGTTTGGTTTTACAAAGTAGGAATACCAGAAGCACTTGTGAAGTCCTTCGTTTCCGGTTTCTTGGGAACCAAACAGAACTTTGGGGATCAAATCATCAAATTATACGACTTTAATTTAGCTTAGTTAGGGAGCTGTAATTGGTACTCCGAAATAGCTCCACCCTAGGAAGGAGTGCATGACAACTATTTTGTAGGCCGTAAAAAGCCTTCGTACTAAATTTCTGAACAACCTTTGACTGAACTTGGTATAAATCATACTCCGATTTATGCATATTAAGTTTAATTGTGGTAAAATCAGCATATATAGCGGTATGAACTGAAAAAAGATGAGACAGAAGGTAGCTGAATTTTAAAACATCGTATGCAAACTAAGTCGAACCATAGTAAATGGAACTCATATCAACTAGTAGAAGTGGGAAGAAAAGAGAAACTTGGATGAGTTGCCTCTGCCTCATGTTGGAATTCTAGTAAGACTTGAACCCGGAGTTGCTCGTGAACCCGGATCGAGTTGCTCGTATGCTTTTATAAAGCTTGTGTTCTTGATCCCCCACTTGATATATGACACAATATAGGTTCCGCTAATGAGAGTTGAACACAGATGTTGCCTTAAAGAGTATTCCAGTTTCGGTTGCCATTGCATTGTATCTTTGATCCTTTAAATTCATGAGAATTGTAATTGATAtgaattatttgaaatttttatgaatATATTTCTAATGTTACCCTTCTTCTGTGTGCCGTAGTATATGGAACTGGAGGAGTTATTCTATTCGATATCAGCATGCTGGCAACAGTGGCCCGGCATTAGTTTTGATTCATGGTTTTGGAGCAAACAGGTCCACATCATCCACATATTACTTCTCATAAGCAGACAACTAATTGCTATAGGTATTACATGCACAAATTGCTAATTACTGTCATGATttcacacacacagagacaagAGACATATCTATTTTTGTTAGCTCGACGCATGGTATGAGGTTTCATTAAATTTACTTGTACATGGTTTTACTGTTTACATTGGTTGCCTGTTAGTTTGCTAGCAGGATTATTTTGTACACAACTGGGAGAGAGTTAATTCTTTGCTAACTAGATTTAATTAGTCAGATCATTAGCTGATGAAACTGTCGTTAATGCTTAAGAACAAACCAACAGACCAAACTCTgaatttctgggttttgttgcAATCTAGAACTTAAACCCTCATCTTGTCCATGATCTCTTTCATCCCATGCTTTAAATTGTCAATTTCGGTACATATGACAAGCATTTTATCCTTTTACAGTGATCATTGGAGGAAAAATCTTCCAGTTCTTTCAAAATCACACAGGGTATACTCTATCGATCTTATTGGTTATGGGTACTCAGACAAACCAAATCCTCGTCAATTCGGGGAAACTTTGTTTTATACATTTGAGACATGGGCCAGCCAGCTAAATGATTTTTGTACTGATGTTGTCAAGGGTGAAGCATTCTTTATTTGCAACTCTATCGGAGGTACAGATATGAGCCTTTATCTTTCTGAACTTTATCTTTTGAATGATATCAAAAAAGATCTAACCTTACGAGTGCTTTTCATGGCTTCACATAGGACTTGTCGGTCTTCAGGCAGCAGTTATGGAGCCACAGTTATGCAAGGGCATAATGCTTTTGAATATTTCTCTTCGTATGCTGCATATTACAAAGCAGCCTTGGTACGGGAGACCATTGATCAAATCCTTTCAGAACTTGCTGAGGTAAAGGCGGATTAAGTAGTTTGTATTCCATATTAGAGTTCTATAGTGTAAAAACGGATTTCAAGATAGTCATGCTGTTGTGACAGAAATACTGCTGTGGGCAAATACTTCTTCAAAACTGTTGCCACACCACAATCTGTCAGGAATATACTTAGCCAGGTATTTTTCGATATCAATATTGTATTTTTTCATAAGCTTATAATATACGAGTGCATTAACCAAGGTGATCTGATAAGCAAATATAGTTTTGTTTTAATGACTCTGTCATGGTTGAGAATCATAGATTCATAGCATATGACCAGAAATTTTTATGTAGACAACGGGAATTTTTCAAGGAATGTAGTCTTTGTACTGCAACTTCATTGCAAAGCGAAAACAGATATGTGCATATAGACTCTAAAGCAACATGTAGCTGCTCAAATTGTACATCTCAGAAACTTTCATCTGCCCTTAGGAAACCTGTTTCCAAATTATCTTCTGCCCTTAGAGATCCTATAAAGTTATGAACATGCACTCTTGCCATTTTGGCTTCGATTATGTTACTGATACAGCAACTTTCATTTCAGTGCTACCACGACACCTCCCAAGTGACAGAGGAACTAGTTCAAAAAATCCTTCTTCCAGGACTTGAGCCTGGTGCTGTAGATGTGTTTCTGGAGTTCATTTGTTATTCGGGCGGCCCCCTTCCTGAGGAACTATTGCCTCAATTGAAGGTTAGTCTCGCCAGATGATGAAGTGTGCTACCAACCGTCACACCAATCAAAGTTACCATTACTAACACGTATGGAGCTTGTTTTTTCCCCTTCTCTTTACAGTGCCCTGTTTTGATTGGCTGGGGTGACAAGGATCCGTGGGAGCCAATTGAACTCGGACGTGAGTATGGAAAATTTGATTCTGTAGAAGACTTCGTTGTTCTTCCTGATGTTGGCCACTGCCctcaggtctctctctctctctctctctctctctctctctctctctcacaaacaTTCTGACGTCATAATTTAGCTCTTGAaaagtttgcatgcatgaaggTTAATGGAGTCATTTAATATGTTTTTGTGACGGTTGACCATGCAATGTGGTTCTGTATTGCATGCTAAAATCCGAAGGACTCGGAGAAACTGGTTTTTGTTAGTCCAAATGTAAACGCATAGGGAAAAGACTTCCTATTAGCAGATATAATTAATCACCCACTTCAGACTTTGATTAGAAAAAACACTGACAATGTTCCCATTGACAACAAATGCTGATTTTGTAATTTGTTAATGTGTCTGATCTGAAGGATGAAGCACCTGACCTTGTAAATCCGCTGATCGAGTCCTTTGTGGCACGCCACGCTGCGCTCCCTGCCAGCATTTCCACGACTACCTGATGCATACCGTGTCACCTCGTTGCAGTTTCTTTATGTATCAAAGATGCTGATTTTTCGGAGGCCATTACTCCCCAGAAGCAATAGCTGATGACGATG
Protein-coding regions in this window:
- the LOC126591584 gene encoding pheophytinase, chloroplastic-like isoform X1, whose protein sequence is MASTSSPALSLSKLDFPLFSSQRKMQNLHQVKIPRRLSKFSGAKSNGFVLFSSLNGQTGETNPPSVEATTSVNNVSDVQVQSSIWNWRSYSIRYQHAGNSGPALVLIHGFGANSDHWRKNLPVLSKSHRVYSIDLIGYGYSDKPNPRQFGETLFYTFETWASQLNDFCTDVVKGEAFFICNSIGGLVGLQAAVMEPQLCKGIMLLNISLRMLHITKQPWYGRPLIKSFQNLLRNTAVGKYFFKTVATPQSVRNILSQCYHDTSQVTEELVQKILLPGLEPGAVDVFLEFICYSGGPLPEELLPQLKCPVLIGWGDKDPWEPIELGREYGKFDSVEDFVVLPDVGHCPQDEAPDLVNPLIESFVARHAALPASISTTT
- the LOC126591584 gene encoding pheophytinase, chloroplastic-like isoform X2, producing MVLEQTGPHHPHITSHKQTTNCYSDHWRKNLPVLSKSHRVYSIDLIGYGYSDKPNPRQFGETLFYTFETWASQLNDFCTDVVKGEAFFICNSIGGLVGLQAAVMEPQLCKGIMLLNISLRMLHITKQPWYGRPLIKSFQNLLRNTAVGKYFFKTVATPQSVRNILSQCYHDTSQVTEELVQKILLPGLEPGAVDVFLEFICYSGGPLPEELLPQLKCPVLIGWGDKDPWEPIELGREYGKFDSVEDFVVLPDVGHCPQDEAPDLVNPLIESFVARHAALPASISTTT